Proteins encoded by one window of SAR324 cluster bacterium:
- a CDS encoding MFS transporter: protein MPSSVSPIKSIDKLFRPNGKVFYGWWIVAIAALIQFIGGVLWMQSYGLYTVVLHEEFNWSMTVLSGAFALTRVESGLLGPLQGWLVDRYGPRIILTVGLAMFGIGFLLLSQTDSLLSYYLIVFIISVGVSLGGFHTLMVSIVNWFQRHRTKAVAWSQMGYSIGGLCVPVVAWGMEWDDWRTVAMISGGMIFLLGIPTVQWIRHRPEERGEQVDGMVSQEALENKAGGGETSFTWRHAVQTPAFWLISAGHGIALLSVSSVIVHMVPHLTRGVGLGLTEASLIFSLVSIFQLIGLGIGGFLGDIFNKRLIAMTCMLFHGSGMLILAYFEAFPMLILACVLHGLAWGTRGPLMVAIRADYFGPRSFGTIMGISSLIVMLGMMGGPMICGVIVDTYGSYEMAFQLVAFLSLAGALSFFFAKKPQNLNSA, encoded by the coding sequence ATGCCATCTTCAGTTTCTCCAATAAAATCAATCGATAAATTGTTCAGACCCAATGGGAAAGTGTTTTATGGGTGGTGGATTGTTGCCATCGCAGCACTGATTCAATTCATCGGAGGAGTATTGTGGATGCAGAGTTATGGGCTTTATACGGTCGTTCTGCATGAAGAATTCAACTGGAGCATGACGGTCCTTTCAGGAGCTTTTGCTCTGACTCGTGTGGAAAGTGGTTTACTTGGTCCCCTGCAGGGCTGGTTAGTCGATCGATATGGTCCAAGAATCATTCTGACAGTCGGGCTTGCTATGTTCGGCATTGGCTTCCTTTTGCTTTCGCAAACTGATTCGCTACTTTCCTACTACCTCATTGTGTTTATTATTTCAGTTGGAGTCAGCCTCGGTGGATTTCACACTCTGATGGTATCGATTGTTAACTGGTTTCAACGGCATCGAACCAAAGCGGTTGCTTGGTCACAGATGGGATATTCTATTGGTGGACTCTGCGTTCCTGTTGTCGCCTGGGGAATGGAGTGGGATGATTGGCGAACAGTAGCTATGATTTCGGGAGGAATGATCTTTTTGTTGGGTATTCCCACGGTACAATGGATTCGTCATCGCCCCGAAGAGAGAGGTGAACAAGTTGATGGAATGGTGAGCCAGGAAGCACTAGAAAACAAAGCTGGAGGTGGAGAAACCTCATTCACATGGCGACATGCAGTGCAAACCCCCGCTTTTTGGTTGATTTCAGCCGGTCATGGTATTGCACTTCTTTCAGTTTCATCAGTGATCGTCCACATGGTCCCTCATTTGACAAGGGGAGTCGGTTTGGGGTTGACGGAAGCAAGTCTGATCTTCTCCTTGGTGAGCATTTTTCAGTTGATCGGCTTGGGGATCGGTGGGTTCTTGGGTGATATTTTCAACAAGCGGCTGATTGCAATGACCTGCATGCTGTTTCATGGGTCTGGAATGCTGATTCTCGCTTATTTTGAAGCTTTCCCGATGCTAATTCTAGCCTGTGTACTTCACGGATTGGCTTGGGGGACTCGCGGACCATTGATGGTTGCTATCAGGGCGGATTACTTTGGGCCACGCTCCTTTGGGACAATCATGGGAATATCCTCTTTGATTGTTATGCTGGGTATGATGGGTGGGCCAATGATTTGTGGTGTGATCGTCGATACCTATGGTAGCTACGAAATGGCGTTTCAACTAGTGGCTTTCCTCTCTTTAGCAGGAGCCTTGAGCTTCTTCTTTGCTAAAAAGCCACAGAATTTGAATTCTGCATAG
- a CDS encoding tetratricopeptide repeat protein gives MSVNAQEEPMSISGVELLRKGEQVSITLQTSGKPIYELNENLKARTLVVKFRNTKATFADGRRDRLFNDPQVEGIRFLDMDPDTWAQFKLRKDDLIFDMVPGNNPGQLVFRFRPLIQLPPVTLPPDPEPATIALEALDYDDSNPDFTSLTFSFTGPPRLFVLENPQDRMVRLRFADTAPGNSFTLTPYKDGRVRVDELTTDPNQVFVTLGQIATDFRLEKDELSDPARWVIRIYGQPIFQDIAIEEEDSSLTPEEAAKLDREKRVLKAEIRAAYQQGENHFRKSEYDLAIEQFQKAYAAGKNGVSEFEDEWNPLAIQSLFRIADTKYTQLERRRGRNYHQAIDDYTTAIRVANSTEIAKDLIPHAQFRIGRSYQQMRFSQEANTSYELLRRDFPSSYEAQESSFWQALNQIARREWGQAILQFEEYLKAMPNPKFIHIAYYKIAQAYYQQQKFPEARDFFDRARALDSRYVQEDPMLLFHMGETYYENADYDVAREIFQLLLDRYPDADFSKFVALRLGDFLRDEGKEDEAIAAYSNAIRSYSLEIALMGKLRIANIQAERPYSDEYRQALRTYDEIITLYPDSPQVEEAKLRKGLTLTLYGAYREAIAALEGFMEEYPQSIYVRRNIIQENIDENLKGLVDRAYQRQDDLGVVTIYRDYQAKYLLNFRFDTTLFQVAHAHQKLGFHNEAMDLYQFLESRVEGPMLELLQLQAAEALIQADDFQQARDQLARFLQRYPDSVYDADVRKKLADVYKQAKEFESAALVYEQAIEKYEQDTDLLQAEVVPELYYELGLMYEEMGRYTEAAEAFQKSIATYNHPLIEPDVPNYVVQSHFRAAEMLYKVRNDERALAQYEQAIVTYTNWPDERVQEQINWARYQTGVLHKDMGQLQQALEIFGDLMEKTPASPALWQQLSSEQHQALSRQLAYENYLND, from the coding sequence ATGAGCGTAAACGCTCAGGAAGAACCAATGAGCATCTCTGGGGTGGAACTGCTGCGCAAAGGTGAGCAGGTCAGCATCACTCTGCAAACCAGTGGCAAGCCGATATATGAGCTTAATGAAAATCTCAAAGCCCGTACCTTGGTTGTCAAGTTCCGCAATACTAAGGCTACTTTTGCGGATGGACGTCGTGATCGATTGTTTAATGATCCTCAGGTTGAAGGAATAAGGTTTTTGGATATGGATCCAGACACTTGGGCCCAATTCAAGCTTCGTAAGGATGATTTAATTTTCGACATGGTACCAGGCAATAACCCTGGACAATTGGTCTTCCGATTCCGCCCGTTAATTCAACTGCCTCCCGTCACACTCCCGCCAGATCCAGAGCCAGCAACTATTGCCTTGGAGGCTTTGGACTACGACGACAGCAATCCAGATTTTACGAGTCTGACCTTCTCGTTCACGGGTCCTCCTCGCTTATTTGTTCTGGAAAACCCTCAGGATCGAATGGTACGCTTACGGTTTGCGGATACAGCACCGGGTAATTCATTTACGCTGACACCCTATAAAGATGGTCGTGTACGGGTCGATGAATTGACCACTGATCCTAATCAGGTGTTTGTCACCTTGGGGCAGATTGCGACAGATTTCAGGCTTGAAAAAGATGAGCTCTCAGACCCTGCTCGTTGGGTGATTCGAATCTATGGTCAACCCATTTTTCAAGACATTGCCATTGAGGAGGAAGATTCTTCATTGACACCAGAGGAAGCTGCCAAGTTAGATCGAGAAAAACGCGTTCTTAAGGCAGAAATTAGAGCGGCTTATCAACAAGGTGAAAATCATTTCCGCAAAAGTGAATATGACCTGGCTATCGAGCAGTTTCAGAAGGCTTATGCAGCAGGGAAAAATGGCGTTAGTGAATTTGAGGATGAATGGAATCCTCTAGCCATCCAGTCTTTGTTCAGGATTGCTGATACCAAGTATACCCAATTGGAAAGACGACGAGGAAGGAACTATCATCAAGCGATTGATGATTACACAACAGCAATCAGGGTGGCAAATTCGACAGAGATAGCCAAAGACTTAATTCCGCATGCTCAGTTTCGAATAGGTCGCAGTTACCAGCAGATGCGCTTCAGCCAAGAGGCGAACACGAGCTACGAACTTCTGAGAAGAGATTTTCCCTCCTCCTACGAAGCACAGGAATCCTCATTCTGGCAAGCATTGAATCAGATCGCTCGACGAGAATGGGGCCAGGCGATTTTGCAGTTTGAGGAATACCTCAAGGCGATGCCAAATCCAAAATTCATCCATATTGCTTACTACAAGATTGCACAGGCGTACTACCAACAACAAAAATTCCCTGAAGCTAGAGACTTTTTTGATCGAGCCCGAGCACTAGACAGTCGGTATGTTCAGGAAGATCCAATGTTGCTCTTCCACATGGGAGAGACCTACTACGAAAATGCAGACTACGATGTGGCTCGAGAAATTTTCCAACTGCTGCTAGATCGCTATCCTGACGCAGATTTCTCAAAATTTGTCGCACTGCGGTTAGGTGATTTTCTGAGGGATGAGGGTAAGGAGGATGAAGCGATCGCTGCCTACAGCAATGCCATCCGCAGCTATTCATTGGAGATAGCGCTGATGGGCAAGCTTCGTATTGCCAACATCCAGGCAGAGCGACCCTACTCCGATGAATATCGCCAAGCGCTGAGAACCTATGATGAGATCATTACGCTTTATCCAGATTCTCCACAGGTTGAGGAAGCAAAATTGCGCAAGGGGTTGACGCTCACACTCTACGGAGCATATCGGGAGGCGATTGCTGCGCTGGAAGGCTTCATGGAGGAATATCCTCAGAGTATTTACGTGCGCCGCAACATCATCCAGGAGAATATCGACGAGAACTTGAAGGGGCTAGTTGATCGTGCCTACCAGCGCCAGGATGATTTGGGTGTCGTCACGATTTATCGAGATTACCAGGCTAAGTACCTACTCAACTTCCGATTTGACACGACATTATTTCAGGTGGCCCACGCACATCAGAAACTGGGTTTCCATAATGAAGCAATGGACCTGTACCAGTTTCTGGAAAGTCGTGTAGAGGGTCCTATGTTGGAATTATTGCAATTGCAGGCTGCTGAGGCCTTGATTCAAGCAGATGATTTTCAGCAGGCTCGAGATCAGCTAGCCCGTTTCCTTCAGCGGTATCCAGATAGTGTTTACGATGCAGACGTTCGTAAGAAGCTTGCCGATGTTTACAAGCAAGCCAAGGAATTTGAGAGTGCAGCCCTTGTTTATGAGCAGGCGATTGAGAAGTATGAACAGGACACAGATCTGCTTCAAGCTGAGGTAGTGCCAGAACTCTATTATGAACTGGGCTTAATGTATGAAGAGATGGGGCGTTATACTGAGGCTGCGGAGGCTTTCCAGAAATCCATCGCCACATACAATCATCCGCTTATTGAACCGGATGTCCCAAATTATGTTGTGCAAAGTCATTTCCGCGCGGCAGAGATGCTTTATAAAGTCCGAAACGATGAACGAGCTCTGGCTCAATACGAGCAGGCGATTGTGACCTACACCAATTGGCCTGATGAGCGGGTACAGGAGCAAATCAACTGGGCTCGATACCAAACCGGAGTACTGCATAAGGACATGGGACAACTCCAACAAGCCTTGGAAATTTTTGGCGATTTGATGGAAAAAACCCCAGCTTCCCCTGCTTTGTGGCAACAGTTGTCCAGTGAACAACATCAGGCATTGAGCCGTCAGTTGGCTTATGAAAACTACCTCAATGACTAA
- a CDS encoding A24 family peptidase, whose product MTLWLLFWTLGALSLGWLAERWWCQILQEAEIPQPSQRCSSCLEMLTGWRKSLLFNAFKNKGRCLKCGAISPWLAFGFPLGIWLGFWPDRPQEPWQLCQELLMLWSLLLIAAIDWHTMWIEYRIVILTLSLHFTILLLNEPGSVRGAVYGALLGAGGLYLLGVLYEALRGRAGLGDGDPAVMALIGAWTGPEGLIFVIFVAAISGSLFGGLWLLKNRQNLRETPVPFAPFLCLGGLVVHWTYPEILDQWPLYQIF is encoded by the coding sequence ATGACCTTGTGGTTGTTGTTCTGGACTTTAGGCGCTTTGAGTCTCGGTTGGCTAGCAGAGCGGTGGTGGTGCCAAATACTTCAAGAGGCTGAAATCCCCCAGCCATCTCAGCGTTGTTCGTCGTGTCTTGAAATGCTGACAGGCTGGCGAAAGTCGCTGCTTTTCAATGCCTTTAAAAACAAGGGAAGATGTCTGAAATGTGGGGCAATTTCGCCATGGTTAGCTTTTGGGTTCCCACTCGGAATTTGGCTAGGATTTTGGCCTGACAGACCTCAAGAGCCTTGGCAACTTTGTCAGGAATTGCTAATGCTCTGGTCTTTGCTGCTCATCGCAGCAATTGACTGGCATACGATGTGGATTGAATACCGCATTGTCATCCTGACACTATCCCTACATTTTACGATTTTGTTATTGAATGAACCAGGTTCAGTTCGTGGAGCAGTTTATGGTGCTCTACTTGGGGCAGGTGGACTGTATTTGTTAGGTGTACTTTATGAGGCCCTTCGAGGTAGAGCAGGACTTGGAGATGGAGATCCTGCGGTCATGGCATTGATTGGTGCATGGACTGGTCCGGAGGGGCTTATTTTTGTTATCTTTGTGGCAGCGATCAGTGGATCACTATTTGGTGGTTTATGGCTGCTAAAGAATCGACAGAACTTGCGAGAAACCCCAGTACCTTTTGCTCCTTTTTTATGCCTGGGAGGTCTAGTAGTGCATTGGACATATCCAGAAATTCTCGACCAATGGCCTCTGTATCAAATTTTCTGA
- a CDS encoding FecR domain-containing protein, with protein MRTTQGREGLLLYERDLVRTGVDGKATILFRDGSEIRLIENTEFQIQEASEHGAGERTFRRKLLLRFGPSLSNFFGRSDHTVIETPDFQLKPEGTSFHVQVTKEQGFVALFSGKLLVQNVRGKALLELGEVVLGVNRGDILSDRIEKLTQQLQLQAEPSELVSERSSQKLLIQIQARELKGEAIGAGLPLSILTDGEGVHFPDGVRLDEEGKAEVEVQLLVPDRLYRKGFLRFIVMVNDPLGLKISGTEIEIRKPGDVKRLEIDADTGKILPGK; from the coding sequence ATGCGAACAACTCAGGGACGTGAGGGTTTGCTGCTTTATGAAAGGGATCTGGTTCGTACAGGAGTAGATGGGAAAGCAACGATTCTATTTCGTGATGGCTCTGAGATTCGATTGATTGAAAACACAGAATTTCAAATTCAAGAAGCTTCTGAACATGGTGCGGGAGAGCGTACCTTCCGAAGAAAATTATTGCTAAGATTTGGACCATCCTTGAGCAATTTTTTTGGCAGGAGTGATCATACAGTCATCGAAACTCCTGATTTTCAATTAAAACCTGAGGGAACTTCCTTTCATGTGCAAGTGACGAAAGAGCAAGGATTTGTGGCGCTTTTCTCAGGGAAGCTACTCGTTCAAAACGTTCGAGGAAAAGCACTTCTGGAGCTGGGAGAGGTGGTCCTTGGTGTCAACCGAGGTGACATACTCTCTGACCGAATTGAAAAGTTGACTCAACAACTTCAGCTGCAGGCTGAGCCAAGTGAACTTGTAAGTGAGCGCAGTTCTCAAAAGCTACTGATTCAGATTCAAGCACGTGAGCTGAAAGGTGAAGCAATTGGCGCTGGATTACCACTTAGTATTTTGACGGATGGTGAAGGAGTCCATTTTCCTGATGGGGTGCGCTTGGATGAAGAAGGAAAGGCTGAGGTCGAAGTTCAATTGCTTGTCCCAGATCGACTGTATCGAAAGGGCTTTTTACGCTTCATCGTCATGGTCAATGATCCTCTTGGTTTAAAAATCTCAGGAACTGAGATTGAAATTCGTAAGCCTGGTGATGTCAAACGCTTAGAGATTGATGCAGATACCGGTAAAATTCTGCCGGGGAAATGA
- a CDS encoding alpha/beta hydrolase — MAFVVSRQRKIFYDLDGERGPYLLLYPSLWMDLQSWEEAGYLDVLQQEYRVLRMDPLGQGRSDDSDDISDYLPAARLQDLCCLLTTLELENVHFLGIGEGARMGYLISAWEPNRLRSMAVLDGHPYIAEEYEKKTWQQHVDWVKAQDWEKLRQEPGLKELSDLQWDRIQKVKSSNRVAAMQAEMQWPGVDQELPPAPSAPGMLFTSTRETSFMKMREAGRNCAYWRYHIFPQLEYHEGLLNSKILLPAYLDFVRRQRWVPRSYEGGHL, encoded by the coding sequence ATGGCGTTTGTAGTCTCGAGGCAACGAAAAATATTTTATGATCTTGATGGTGAACGAGGACCATACCTTTTGCTCTATCCTTCGCTTTGGATGGATCTGCAATCTTGGGAAGAAGCAGGATATCTTGATGTGTTGCAACAAGAGTATCGTGTTTTGAGAATGGATCCGCTTGGACAGGGAAGAAGTGATGATTCTGATGATATCTCCGATTATTTGCCAGCAGCACGATTGCAAGATCTCTGTTGCTTGTTGACTACCCTTGAATTAGAGAACGTCCACTTTCTTGGAATTGGTGAGGGTGCACGCATGGGCTATTTGATCTCAGCGTGGGAACCAAATCGTCTTCGTTCAATGGCGGTTCTGGATGGACACCCCTACATTGCTGAGGAATATGAAAAGAAGACTTGGCAACAGCATGTAGACTGGGTCAAAGCGCAGGATTGGGAGAAGCTTCGTCAGGAACCTGGTTTGAAAGAATTATCAGATCTTCAATGGGATAGAATTCAAAAAGTTAAAAGCAGCAACCGAGTTGCTGCTATGCAAGCAGAAATGCAGTGGCCAGGAGTGGACCAAGAACTTCCCCCTGCCCCAAGCGCTCCAGGTATGCTTTTTACCAGCACCCGTGAAACTAGCTTTATGAAGATGCGTGAGGCAGGAAGAAACTGTGCCTACTGGAGATATCATATTTTTCCCCAACTTGAATATCATGAGGGTCTTCTTAATTCGAAAATTTTGCTTCCAGCCTACTTGGATTTTGTCAGGCGACAACGTTGGGTGCCAAGGAGTTATGAGGGAGGCCACCTTTGA
- a CDS encoding lysophospholipid acyltransferase family protein, giving the protein MTDSISYSQFRKDPRASWTIRLSRNLQYQLFKFGLWLGDRLTLSQLQKIGRGIGNLAYWLLSKERGIARVQLGRVFPEVSESTRSQWLHECFKHFGMLLMEFFALNHLMKNHQEHVIVEGYPIVEQALAKGKGVIFVGLHMGNWEMLLPFAAEKGHYAALVTTNVPDERLNELIRQHRQRGNLELIPRGDPKTMRKILNCFKRNGILFLAVDQDTNVPSVWAPFFGMLAKTPVSVARFAMKTGAPVLGFTTLRQPDGSFEVKIYDWGNFHSESKVLEEDLYRITRWLNQRIEELIRVDPPQWAWFHRRWRHQASSEDEAFSQKMEQKLEGGMN; this is encoded by the coding sequence ATGACTGATTCAATTTCTTACTCCCAGTTTCGTAAAGATCCACGAGCTTCCTGGACAATTCGTCTCAGCCGAAATCTGCAATATCAACTCTTCAAATTCGGTTTGTGGTTGGGAGATCGACTTACGCTAAGTCAACTTCAAAAGATTGGTCGTGGAATTGGTAATCTTGCTTATTGGTTACTTTCCAAGGAGAGAGGAATCGCAAGGGTCCAACTGGGGCGTGTCTTTCCGGAGGTCTCTGAATCCACTCGTTCCCAATGGTTGCATGAATGCTTCAAGCACTTTGGGATGCTGCTAATGGAATTCTTCGCCCTGAACCACTTGATGAAAAATCATCAAGAGCATGTGATTGTGGAGGGGTATCCAATCGTTGAGCAGGCGTTAGCAAAAGGGAAAGGTGTGATCTTTGTGGGACTTCACATGGGGAACTGGGAGATGCTTCTGCCCTTTGCAGCAGAAAAAGGGCACTATGCTGCCTTGGTGACAACGAACGTTCCAGATGAACGTCTGAATGAGTTGATCCGACAACATCGACAGAGGGGTAATCTAGAGTTGATACCAAGAGGTGATCCTAAGACGATGCGCAAAATTCTTAACTGTTTCAAACGAAATGGAATTTTGTTTCTAGCTGTAGATCAGGACACGAATGTTCCAAGTGTCTGGGCACCTTTTTTTGGAATGTTGGCTAAGACACCGGTAAGTGTTGCTCGGTTTGCTATGAAAACTGGGGCTCCGGTATTAGGATTTACGACATTGCGGCAACCTGATGGTAGTTTTGAGGTAAAGATTTATGACTGGGGTAACTTTCATTCAGAATCCAAAGTCCTGGAGGAAGATCTCTACAGAATTACTCGTTGGCTCAATCAAAGAATTGAGGAATTAATACGTGTCGATCCGCCCCAATGGGCCTGGTTTCATCGTCGCTGGCGTCATCAAGCTTCCTCGGAAGATGAGGCTTTTTCCCAGAAGATGGAGCAAAAGCTTGAGGGAGGAATGAACTAA
- the thrC gene encoding threonine synthase, producing the protein MKYCSTRGGVSELNFDDAVMMGLAEDGGLLIPQELPSIKGKLKDWRSLNYKDLCLEVLDLFVGESVDRSELRAMIQQSYRSFRTSSITPVVPVSLIHVLELFHGPTFAFKDVALQLLGNLFESLLNRRGERLRILGATSGDTGSAAIHGVRHRKNLEIYMLHPFGRVSPVQELQMVTVTDENVHNLAVDGTFDDAQKIVKALFNDVEFKKTQRLGAVNSINWARVLTQIVYYIYAHCRVAPSAKSPVIFSVPTGNFGNVLAGYYAQQMGLPVEKLIVATNSNDILHRLFSKGEYYQEDVQETLSPSMDIQISSNLERYLYDLCDKDPKIVRNWMTEFQSSGKLTLIGDYLNKAQTQFESVRVDDEETVATIREVHSKHGYLLDPHSAVGYAAAQKISSSSPVISLACAHPAKFATAIEQATGNPPPEPSELANLRNRDTRCHRLPATSEAVRNFLEKTVHKYD; encoded by the coding sequence ATGAAGTATTGCAGTACCCGCGGAGGTGTGAGTGAGCTAAATTTCGATGATGCAGTCATGATGGGCCTTGCCGAAGATGGAGGTCTATTAATTCCCCAAGAGTTGCCAAGTATCAAAGGAAAACTCAAAGATTGGCGTTCGTTGAATTATAAAGACCTTTGTCTTGAAGTACTGGATTTGTTTGTGGGGGAGTCTGTTGACAGATCAGAATTAAGAGCAATGATTCAACAGAGCTACAGAAGTTTTCGAACATCAAGCATCACCCCAGTTGTTCCAGTATCTTTGATACATGTACTAGAATTATTCCATGGCCCCACCTTCGCTTTTAAGGACGTGGCTCTTCAGTTGTTGGGGAACCTGTTTGAGTCTCTGCTGAACAGACGGGGTGAACGATTACGAATTCTAGGTGCAACTTCGGGAGATACTGGTAGCGCTGCCATTCATGGGGTGCGACACCGTAAGAATCTCGAAATTTATATGTTGCACCCTTTTGGCCGAGTCAGTCCTGTACAAGAGCTGCAGATGGTTACAGTGACAGATGAAAATGTACACAACCTTGCTGTGGACGGAACCTTTGATGATGCTCAAAAAATTGTCAAAGCCCTTTTCAACGATGTGGAATTTAAAAAAACTCAGCGATTGGGGGCTGTCAATTCAATCAATTGGGCTAGAGTTCTCACCCAAATTGTCTATTACATATATGCCCACTGTCGTGTGGCGCCAAGTGCTAAAAGTCCAGTTATTTTCTCAGTGCCAACCGGAAATTTCGGAAATGTACTGGCGGGATATTATGCCCAGCAAATGGGGCTGCCTGTTGAGAAACTAATTGTAGCCACCAATTCAAATGATATTCTCCATCGTCTGTTCAGTAAGGGTGAATACTATCAAGAAGATGTTCAAGAAACGCTTAGCCCATCAATGGATATCCAAATTTCAAGTAACTTGGAACGTTACCTCTACGACTTGTGTGATAAAGATCCTAAAATTGTACGAAATTGGATGACAGAATTTCAGTCTTCGGGAAAATTAACGCTTATCGGAGATTATCTAAATAAGGCTCAAACCCAGTTTGAGTCAGTTCGTGTGGACGATGAGGAGACTGTAGCAACCATCCGAGAGGTGCATTCAAAGCACGGTTATCTGCTAGATCCCCATTCTGCGGTTGGGTATGCTGCAGCGCAAAAGATTTCATCATCCAGTCCTGTGATCAGCTTGGCATGTGCACACCCTGCGAAGTTTGCTACCGCTATCGAGCAAGCCACGGGAAATCCTCCTCCAGAACCCTCTGAATTGGCCAATCTACGTAACAGGGACACAAGATGTCATCGTTTACCGGCAACTTCTGAGGCAGTCCGCAATTTCCTGGAAAAGACCGTTCATAAGTATGACTGA
- the lnt gene encoding apolipoprotein N-acyltransferase translates to MTNSHWTRRAFCNRGRRFLVAASSGVMFGFSTPGFGLPLLGLVSLVPLLILYEEILSIPQKRRKSFFNILVYSFVAGSISAVIGGYCITNSAHVYGHLPLPLAVLVTAVGYGLEVGLIFFFYFGFLLPFLPKHSWADLPVRILWILILEPHYPRLFEWSLGGFTYYKVPYIEQLADIIGSSGLSLFSVGCNFTFVLAWRCLKQRNDAWFNVKFATILLITAHLLAGAYGRWRIIELHDFKSEAQIEVVSLQPNFSLAQLASNPDLAYSERIRNIDSLLDDSRKALAKTHRKEKDLPRILVWPESTFPAPIFKDASAKELVSNFAEEERVHILLSTVDWEMQADGSYRFFGISVLVNPEGEIAGRYNKIFLIPFGESIPGSSWFPSWAAWLREMIPNISEFEPGQEFTAMPIGDVKISAPICFDGFSPEIIPKMVQNGANLIVLSGNLAWFGKSNAADYLEMITRWRSLESRVPVIFATNSGYSSYWDATGQVRTKRMKLFEEGHLSAVMELATYNSWYREKSKWLVWLYCILSLMAFGYLIKHRKKITISQDDASGL, encoded by the coding sequence ATGACTAATTCTCATTGGACTAGGAGGGCATTCTGCAATCGTGGTCGTAGATTTCTTGTAGCCGCGAGCAGTGGGGTAATGTTTGGTTTCAGTACCCCAGGGTTCGGATTGCCATTACTGGGGCTAGTTTCTTTGGTGCCATTATTAATTTTGTATGAGGAAATCCTCTCAATTCCCCAAAAGAGGCGCAAATCATTTTTCAACATTCTTGTTTACAGTTTTGTTGCAGGATCCATCAGTGCCGTGATTGGGGGCTATTGCATCACCAACAGCGCCCACGTCTATGGTCATCTGCCACTACCTCTAGCAGTCTTAGTCACAGCTGTTGGATATGGCCTCGAGGTTGGTCTGATTTTCTTCTTCTATTTTGGGTTTTTGCTTCCATTTTTACCTAAACATTCCTGGGCTGACCTGCCTGTCCGTATTCTTTGGATTTTGATTCTGGAACCTCACTATCCTCGTCTGTTCGAATGGAGTCTTGGCGGATTCACTTACTACAAAGTCCCATATATTGAGCAGCTCGCTGATATAATTGGCTCTTCAGGACTTAGCTTATTTAGTGTCGGCTGTAATTTTACATTCGTCTTGGCCTGGCGTTGCCTCAAGCAACGAAACGATGCGTGGTTCAACGTTAAGTTCGCAACAATACTATTGATAACAGCGCATTTGCTAGCTGGGGCCTATGGTAGGTGGCGCATAATAGAGTTGCATGATTTCAAGTCAGAAGCACAGATTGAGGTAGTATCTTTACAACCCAATTTCTCTTTAGCACAACTTGCTTCTAATCCCGATCTAGCTTACTCGGAACGCATTCGTAATATTGATTCTTTGTTGGATGATTCGAGAAAGGCCCTAGCGAAAACCCATCGAAAAGAGAAAGATCTACCAAGAATACTTGTTTGGCCAGAATCTACCTTCCCAGCCCCAATTTTTAAAGATGCTTCTGCTAAAGAGTTAGTCTCAAATTTTGCTGAAGAAGAACGGGTACATATTCTACTCAGTACTGTGGACTGGGAAATGCAGGCAGATGGTAGTTACCGGTTTTTTGGTATTTCAGTTTTGGTTAACCCTGAAGGAGAGATTGCAGGGCGCTACAACAAGATCTTTTTAATCCCATTTGGAGAGAGTATTCCAGGTTCAAGTTGGTTTCCAAGTTGGGCCGCTTGGTTAAGGGAGATGATTCCCAACATCTCAGAATTTGAGCCGGGCCAGGAATTTACAGCTATGCCAATTGGGGATGTCAAGATTTCGGCGCCTATTTGTTTCGACGGATTCTCACCAGAGATTATTCCGAAAATGGTTCAGAATGGTGCCAACCTGATCGTGTTGAGTGGAAATTTAGCCTGGTTTGGAAAATCCAATGCCGCTGATTATCTGGAAATGATTACGCGTTGGAGAAGTCTTGAGAGTCGTGTACCCGTGATTTTTGCTACGAATAGCGGCTACAGTTCGTACTGGGATGCCACAGGCCAAGTGCGTACCAAGAGGATGAAACTCTTTGAGGAAGGACATTTGAGTGCAGTGATGGAATTGGCCACATATAATTCTTGGTATAGGGAGAAGTCCAAGTGGTTAGTGTGGCTTTACTGTATACTCAGTTTGATGGCGTTTGGATATTTGATTAAACATAGGAAAAAGATAACAATTAGTCAGGACGACGCATCCGGCCTCTAA